The Pelagibius sp. CAU 1746 genomic sequence CCCTTCCTTTCACATTATTGTTCGAACATTCCCCCTGCGTTACCGAGCAGGGGCACTTCACCGCCCGAATGTCGGAAACCGGAGCGTTCCGTCCGCATCCAGCCGGTTGACCAGATCCACTTCCCAGCGCAGGTAATCCTTCATCGCCTCCTCGACGCCGTGGCGCCGATCGTAGGGCCGGTAAAAGACGTCGTTCGGCGTGGAGACCAGCCGCTCGGCGCCCGCCTGCATCGCGCGCCCTTCCGACTCCCAAGCCTGGGTGCCGCCCGCCAGGGCATGAACCTCTGATTGCAGGCACCGTGCGAGCTCCGGCGCGGCGAAGCGCGCCAGCAGGCCGTCCCCGCTGGTGACGACATAGCGGCGGCTCTCAGGCAACGCGCCGGCTTCTTGCTCGAAGCGCGAGCGCACGGCCCAGTACGCCCCCGGAATGTGCTTGGCGCCGAAGGTAAGGCTGTCCGCGATATCCACGACAACCACGTCACCGGCTTCCAATTGCCGCGCCAGCTCGGCGGGCTCCACGGTCTTCACGGAGGGCGGCGCAATCAAGGGCTCGGCCGGCGCCGCGCCCGACTCCCGGCGCGCCCCGAAGGCCGACATCCGTGCCGTGTAGGTTTCGCCCCAGCCCATCTGCTTCAGCCAGCTCGCGGTCATGGGCGCGCGCACAGCGTCATCGTCCAGAAGGACCAACCGCGCGTTTCGGACGCCGACGTAGCTGTCGGTGGCCTGGACCAGCTGGCCGCCGGGCGCGGACAGGGCGCCGGGGACGTGGCCCGCCTCGTAATCTTCGGGCGAGCGCGTATCCAGGAGAAAGCAGGTCCGGCCGGCCTCGGGGCCGCGCCAGCGCGCCACGGTCTCGGCATCGACCTCCTCGACGCCGAAGCGGCGCGCGACGCCGGCGGCGGCCTCCTGCGCCCAGGCCAGCTGGGCCGCGCCGGGAGCCGGCGCAATTCGCTCCGCTCCCTGCTCAAGCTCGAGGCCGCTCAGGTGCCAGCCCATGGTGCCGTTCTTCAGCGCCAGGACCGGGTTCTCCAGGCCGGCATTGCGAAGCGACTGGGCCCCGATGATGGAGCGCGTGCGGCCCGCACAGTTGACGACAACCGTCGTCTGCGGATCGGGAGCCAGCGTCTTGATGCGATAAACCAACTCGGCGCCGGGCATGTTCGTGCTGCCCGGGATGTTCATCACGCGATATTCGTCCATGGGGCGGCTGTCGACGATCACCACCTTTTCCCCCGCCCGCAGCCGCTCCATCAGCGCCCGCGCCTCGATGTGGGGCGTGCCCTCGGCATGTTCGACCAGTTCGCCAAAAGCCTTCGAGGGAACGTTGACGCCGCTGAACACCATGAAGCCGGCC encodes the following:
- a CDS encoding rhodanese-like domain-containing protein yields the protein MTPADLHSQLTGDREVALVDVREEGEFGAEHLLLAVNVPLGRIETEFARLVPRKAVRIVLCDDGGGEAVRAEALLKDAGYSDVSRLDGGVAAWKQAGFMVFSGVNVPSKAFGELVEHAEGTPHIEARALMERLRAGEKVVIVDSRPMDEYRVMNIPGSTNMPGAELVYRIKTLAPDPQTTVVVNCAGRTRSIIGAQSLRNAGLENPVLALKNGTMGWHLSGLELEQGAERIAPAPGAAQLAWAQEAAAGVARRFGVEEVDAETVARWRGPEAGRTCFLLDTRSPEDYEAGHVPGALSAPGGQLVQATDSYVGVRNARLVLLDDDAVRAPMTASWLKQMGWGETYTARMSAFGARRESGAAPAEPLIAPPSVKTVEPAELARQLEAGDVVVVDIADSLTFGAKHIPGAYWAVRSRFEQEAGALPESRRYVVTSGDGLLARFAAPELARCLQSEVHALAGGTQAWESEGRAMQAGAERLVSTPNDVFYRPYDRRHGVEEAMKDYLRWEVDLVNRLDADGTLRFPTFGR